GGTTGAAGTtagtaaagaaaagaagaattccTCCACATATATAAATGAAGTGAAAGGTTAAACTAACGAAATAACAAAGTGGTAAGAATAAGGTTATGAAGTACTTGAATGGAATTAAAGAATGCAGTGTGTTGAAAGTGCTTGGGAACCAAGTCACTATACATGTACAGATTTCTACCTGCTCGTCCCATAGCTCACATTATAACCTGGAAATGTCCTAAGTGATCCTTAAGTCTTATCTGCCTTAATAGAACTGCTTAATACACTAAAGGCAAGCCTATGGTTCATTTTGAGCAACTTGTCATttcatttgagagagtgagcAAATTTTTGTCTAAATATCCATTAATGTAACTACGAGAGTATGGGTAATTCTTTCTTGGTGAGAGCACATGCTTAATGAAGAAATGGTAATTctgcatgaattttaatttaacaagccatatgagtttgtttcattACAAAGTCAACTCTCGAGTTTATATGGTGTTGAGTTAGTCAATCGCTTGAACAAATTTAGACAAGTGTGTGTAATGTAAGTTAATTGTACAATCACTGTGGTTTGGTAGAATTGCTTTATAGATcatgtatttgttattttaggAATAAGACTGGAGTTTGTTCAAGGATGAACAAAGTTATAtgtgtggggtggtgatcttggaTATATTTATGTGCCCAATAACATATAAAACCCATAATTCACTAgtcaagttgagagaaaattctTAGAGTTTGGTTCATctatttgcatatttatttattgttgtaaccaaccaacatgattagacactttcaggaCTAATTTATAAAGAATGGACATTCAAAGCATGATCggattgaaagtggagctcaaaaaagaagttgggaacaaaatatgaagaaaatacacTATAAAGAAGTGTGTCCGTGTCGCGCACTTGGATTCAGTGTTTAATTCCAAAAGTTAGAATTTATTTGATTCAACAGTGTTGTGTGCGtcaggtccgcgtcgcggacctggttCTGGATAGAATAAATTTCTACCGAcacagaaaataaaaaattgcacTAAACTAAACCATGTTTGTATTGCGGACTTCAGTCCACCTATTTTAACTCCACATTTTTTGTGTTATAAATAGCACCTTTACATActttattaaaaagtagatcAGATTGTCGTATTTTGGGTTGAAGAAGAGGAAGGAAAAGTtacttttggtgatattttcttctttcctttcatttgaattcaagtttttatgttattaatgattcatgtaattatgttacaaactatgagtggctaaatccccttgttcttgggttgtagccacaagatgaaggtttaaatcttgtttgctttggttgaaaGTGAGTTTTTGTATGtaattactcttatattcttgttttgattgttttaatgcttgatcactaTTAGAACAAATTTATTGTCCACTCAAAACTTTGAAGACGGAAaggggatagaacactagaatataagtaGTATGTTTGTCCTAGAATTATCTAGGATAATTCATGTATTGAATGACAGTGACgcatatctatacaccatgtttggttactaaacAGGATGATAAGATTAAtacatttttgttggttcatgcttatcccctCTTATCAATGTAGTTAAGCTGTCAACaagagtaggcaattagaggtcggaagataataattgtaaaatcaaccctatAAATCAGTGATCAAAAACCAATTGAATACCAAAGTAAATAtcatgatccaagcctagggcctagatatgacttggcgaatgaggaatctgaaagtacctcaaacaagcctcttagcattcttgtagcctttcataggtaatgacaataaataaacaagaggaaatcataatagaaaatctttaacttacatatgtctaacaatacctctaacttttagatttaacggggctaagaaaagtccctagctcacccttaatcttAATAGAAAGAAGtaccatagtaagtgtctaaagatctcaatatatcataagctagaaagataaaggagtaatGTTCCCAaaccatgggaactcaccaaaagtagtcttcaaacgagatctcaactagccatgtggaggagaacgaggagaagcactggtccctacatagtgatatcatgtaggcaaaagagtatgcgttagtactttgaatgtactgagtatgtaagcatgcatgaacattgaggaaacattaaaacatttatgtaatatgaaatataatgcaatgcatgtatAATCAATCATaaagatatcctttaaaacattcatttgtgggaagatgaccataaccgacatttaagaccatgcgagctattacatggaatccaacatatccttctacgttggccggggagactacatGTCAGGTAGacctccgtcaacttcattcatttctttaactttaactttaaggctTTCAtggattcattagcctaatcctacaagggctcctatgttggcacatagttaatgagacaaggggttgctactaggattcccttaccgaatcccacctcaatgacccattcggtgctaagtcaatcccacagaatagtttaatacttcaaaatagtcatagtatatagcttgagaattcaaaacatcacatttagtgtaatagctcattaaaagctttagtgattcaaatatgcaagaattgtccttgtagcataaataatccatcattcatagcatttcatcattcttttatttcataagattccCTTTTGATGATAGACattgttttcataaatatttatttggagtcaaagctttcaactcaaacttcattgaaaatatagtaaaactaggtgggtttaaatcacttcaactttcaaacatgtatgtaaatgaaattatgcataaataatttgaaattcattaattaaaaatcatactttaaacaacccaccatgaatttcaagaacatttaaagagataaataggaaaaaaaaatacttgaaaaccatcaattcatacatatgaaatcattttgcatcaaaatagatcaataatcattagtttaaccatgattcatgctattaagtagaaataagaattacccataagaaaatcttttttgaaatcaagagatttagttgaaagagcttTAGACTCCGtaggtggaagaactcatggataaacacccacataccttagagtaaaacttaaagaaaataaacataatttatcatataatcaaaataatttaggcatgagcgtagaaggaatactctcattaaagccttacatacctggaatccgaagcgttactcagaatcgaagaacttaatgaacactcttgaatcctagccttttctcctcgccgaagcgttttgtgtactacccgaaatatatgaatcaccggaatagtatttttacactactaagaactaaaactatattttgagaatgagtaaaggagtgtatagagagaagagttgcctGAGAAAGCttaatgaacaaaatgatgaaatacagtgggtatttataagtgtgAATGAAGgatctaacaataattaaaataattattaaaaaaaatataaaattttaatgaaacattgtgatgtcatgggtgatgtcaaatggaggactattgatgtcatggatgatgtcaaatggatctagatatttccatggttggtgagatgaaccttcttttaacggaataccctttttcagaaCTGTGTTTGAATAAAGATAACTTcattattaggatttggtgtctccatatgaattgtttctatagaagtctactttcatgtattcaagaatcaactgatttggagtatcctacagtgagatataatttttcttctacaaatacttcatttcatcacagcaccctgtcttacaataattaatttatttaacttaattaaCCTCTGAAACGTAAAATAtagtcttcatgaaagttgtaggtaatgacgttggagttattcaaaaatttgaatcacctaatttggaccaacctatgaaaagttatgcccaaaattcAGAAgctgtatcattttcatcgagaattggaacatcatatacaacgtttttagggggtgttacagtagATGAGGTTAGACTGGAAATCTATGAGTATACAAACCTGggactcttctttaaattgataaaatttctatAATATCGTTAAATCAGTTTCTCATATCgtttttggtataattattttgtagatataaatgaactcaaatctttgaaaacacacatgaataatttgattcattgaaTAGCTAACTAACGCCTAATTAAATTTTTCTGTGGGTTAGATATTCGGCTCTTAAAAAGGACCACTATTTTACTTTTGAGACCGCGTACACTTGCCTGTGCGTTTGGACGTAACAAAACTCCTTTTTGATGTATCAAACAATACGTTCTGAAAAAATCATGTTAAAAATTTGAATCGACAAAGCGTGCATAAATAATCATGTCAAAAGATTTGGGTCAATAAAGTCTAACATAAATATCAAAAGATAACCTGGTAAATGTTACTTGCTTTTTTCAAAGTTTGTCAATGAATTTGGCCTATCATGTATTGCGTTTCTCTGATTTTTGCCCTTTTTCCCCTTTTCAATGAAGATCTACAATCAACAAAACTTTTTAACCTCATTTTCCCTCCAATAATTCTAAATATTTTGGTTCTGATCTAGCCCTTCCTATAATTAATGCTTATTATTATGTGATTCTGTCTGCTTGGAGTCATTTATAAATTAATGAAGATTGATTACGAGTAGATGACAAGAGGTCGTCGACGTTTTGCTTGCTCATTGTTGATGGAATTTGTGATTACTGGGATAGAAATTTAGTGAACAATGACTGTATAGGAGTTGGTGGACATTTTCGCCTGCTCACGGGATCATACATATCTTTtacttaataataataatataataatattttcaatgatttataaaaataacagGGTGGTAAACTTGATTTATTCGATTAACTTCTTTCTttggtaagtttatttcttgcATTTAATTTCTACCCCTCTAAGAGTCACTTAATTCTTAATCCTCTCTTTATTACTCTTTTTTGCTACTAAGCGACAATTCCTATGACTTAAATTCATAATGCATGTTGTAttcatttgaaatttgaaatatatCATTTAGTCTTTGTTTATATATAACGATATATATAAAAGCCAAACAAAATACCATGTTTTATTCTTCTTCGCCCCTCAATCGCTTTTCTTATGTGTTTCATAATGTATAATATAGTTGATGTTATATTCATTTGGCACTTAACATATAATTTTAAATCTTTGTTTATGAATAGCTTATATAAAAGCCAATCAAGAAAGCAGGATTTATCAACATGGGCTGTGGTGTAATGGTGGGACTAATTCATTATTAATCAGAGGTGTCGGATTCGAGTCCTGggtatatatgaaaaaaattatgttgggagcgtcattcccaaatgagtccTGCAGTGTACGATCCAAATTTAATCGTCGGAGCTCCAATATGGCTCCGGACACCGAATGAAAAATCAAACAGAAAGGTAAACGACAGCAGGATTTAGGCATTGCTAACAATTTTGCACTTCTTGTATTGCACTTTTGATACTTCCCCTCAACTTTCTTCTCACCTGActtttttctccattttcaaatgtttttccTTTTTACTAGCTTTTCTTCTTAACTTTATTTCATTTACTTTTAGTGGTTCTAAATGGTTAGTTGTTGGTTGTGAAAAGtcagagaagaagaaagaagtggAATATATACTTCTTTCATTACGAAAATAAATGGGTAAAAAAATATGTACGTatgaaaacaagaaaaagaagtttttttgtaagaagaacaagaaaacaAAAGGAGTACTGCAAATGATTTCGATATTGTATATTGTCTGCTTATCCTTcttttacttcttcatattgTAAACAGGGAAAAAATTATGAAAGTGTTAAAAGTTAAATTCTATAATGAAAGAAAAGAGGTTAAATACTTATATAGATGCACATAGGgataaatatttctttatattctaATCTTCCTTTAGCTTCAACTATGTTATTTAGACAAAAGTCAAAAGATGGGACAAGTGTTAATCTAATATCAGCTTATGAACAGAGTTATTGATAGTTGTTATTGATGAGAGATGACAAGTAtcctattaaattaattaaggtGTGTGAAAGCTGGTTCGAATATCATGGGCATAATAAAGTGTCAATCTAATTCATTCtgaatttgaagaatataaaaaaaaaaaccatatATTAAGAATTAAAATACCTATATTAATTTAGTATTATAAAAATTGTTAACTTcaatgataattttttattaccgcgctaataataataattttagacATTTTCCTATAtgttaaattgaataatttagccattacattttgaaattaaaCACTGAAAATACCAGATTTTGTCACCCATTCATTCTGATCTTAAACAGCAGAGGAAAATTCAGAATATAAAGGAAAGCACAAAACTTAATAATCCACTTTTCAATGATTTTTCATATCCCCTAAGTACATGTTGTAGATTGAGACACCtacatttcaaatttcaaatctaAAATCTGTGTAACTCGTATAAGTTGTCCTTTTGTCAaagcgctttgaatttcttagtcttatctgacctctttttatacTTTAATTGAGCGGAAGGTCTcccggaaacagccgtcctaacttggtagaagtaaggtctgcgtacactctaccctctccaaaaccccacgttgtgagatttcactgggttgttgttgtattataaTAACAGTATTAAACAGAATAAAACCAACAATTAAAGAAGTAACAAATGAATGATTTACCAATAATAGTTTCTCAGAAGACCAAATGACCGCAAAAAGACAACTCATTCCTATAGCCTATAGGTCCTTTAGGTTGATACAAGTTGAATCTCGAGATATATACTCTACGAGAGAAAGGAAGGCAAAGCACACGGTCATACTTTCACTgaactagaccaaacttgaaCAGAAACTTCTTCTGATTACAGTCCAGCATTTCACTCAGTGTACAGCTTATGTTCTTTTGTATTAGAAGTTTTTGCCTCAACTCTAATCGTCTCTTCAAACTATGCCTAAAGTAGTCTGGATAATCAACAACTTCATCAAGTTGCCTCCCCATGACATCTATCAGAAACTTAATCCTTGGTTCTAAAGAGTTGCTAACGCTCTTTATCAGAACAGGAGGATAACAGGTGACCACAGCTGCTATCTGTCTAACTCCAAAACCCCGTGATGTCAAGTAGGACAGGTTAGGTTTCAGAATCTTGTTCACATCTCTACACAAAACTTCAGGGTAATTAAGTGCCACTTTCTGTAGATCCATATCTGATAAACCTAGAGATTTCAAGAACTCTGAAGTAGGACGCAGTCGGTTATCAACACTATAACCCATAATAAATGGATGCTTCACCAGAACTTTACCAATCATCCCATCTTTTGATAGATGAAGACTGGAAAGGAATTCCACCATCTGTGAAAGCTTATGTTCTATGCTGTAGCTTATAATCCTTGGGTTGATCAGTATCATCTTACCCAGTTGTTTCTCAGTGATGCCAAGAGCTTCAAAGAAACCTAGGAGTGGACAGAGCTTCTCTTCCACACTGTGAGAGAGTATGTGAGGAAATTTAGTAATGGCAGAAGCAACTTCCTGTGGTTTTGATCCCAATGTTTCAAGACAGTTAACCATTGGGAAAAGTTTCTCATGCAAGCCTAGAGTAAGGATTTTGGGACATTTCCGAACAACAGAAGGAAGTTTTCTCTCTTGGATGCCTATGCTTCTCAAGTAGTCCCAGTTTTCAGACGCCTTTTCTCTTTGCACACCCTCAAGGCGCTTGCACTTTTGGAGCATTTCATGAATACTTTTACCATCAAAGCCCTTGTCTTTGAAGAACCACATAATGCCAGAGCTGTGGCTGTTCGGAGTCTCCATATTTCCTGTGACATTTTAAGCAAACACCAAATGTGTGAAACAGAATTCTAGATAAATAATTAAACATCAAACAAGGGAAACAACCTAGTTACATCACATGCTCTATGAAAACCTTTGAATATTACAATGAAGCCATGTATTGACTGATACTTTCAACATTATACAAGAGTTTTTTTACAAATAAACCATCTCCAAAGTCAGATGCATTATTATTCCATTCTCATTGACAACAACTTATCTGCTATGTGAATatcaaaaaatcattttttgccCATCTCAACATTCAAATGATTCTTCTAATCTCCATCCTTAGATCCGCAATGTACTAGTTAACCTGGAGAATAGGCTCCAAAAACGTGGTCCTTTACATGATATCTCACCACACAGGTATTTTTCTTCCCAAATAAGAGAGAGGAACATTGGCTGGTGTATAAGAATCTGTGTCTTATACAAATATAGCAGTGAATCAGTAGGGAATTTTGATGTGCATACATATTCAGGGACAGGGCATGTGAATATAATTCAGGCAGACGGTAAGCCAAGCTGAAATGGAGATAGATATTGAAGCAACAAAAAGTGTGTGTTTATATACTCcaaggcaataaacaatgacTAGTTTGGTCATCAAAGTATTTTTCTTTCTCGTCCATTTCAACgccgaaactcaccaaaagtcaGAATTCGGGAGTTGGTCCTAAGATTTAGACAAAACTGAATGGAATCATGAAACATAATTGAGACCAACAATGaaattaagttaaaaaaataaatgaaattaattatgctaagttaaaaaaaataaatgaaattaattatgcaggaaaataaaaagaaattgagaaaaatTAGAGCATTTGGGGGTATCCACATTTAGGGCGCAGAGAGGAACCTGGAGACGAAGAGGAACACCTTCTATCGCTCTCTCTACTCTATTGGATAAGTTCCCTCTACTGCTGAGGGCATTACAACACGGGGGACAAAACTTTCCTTTCATATTCAAACcctttcaactttcaaacatgacaCTTTACTCCTATGCAATTTTCAAATACCACACTTTTCCCAATTCCCCTTCAAATTCATTTGCTTTCTGGGGTAATGTTTCGATAACCAACATATATTTGCGGAAGTGGATTTGTAGCAACCATGACTTGTTTATTGATTGTTAGAAATCCACACAAAGTAGATGAATCCCTATGATTCTATAGCTTAGATATTCTTTAGGGGATGCATATCGTATCTCTCTTTTCTAGATCTTAAGTACGaaaatctttattttcttatactCATAATAGTGTATTTTTACATTATAGGTAAGATTTAGGAGAAGGACAAATAAATGGACGAAGCGTTAATTATTAGCACCCTTATATATGGACACGACCTGATAATTGTTTCCAACATCTCGCACTCACGCATAAGGAAGTGTTCAAATTCCATCAAGTTAAGAAAACACATTCTCCTTTAAATTTCATGCATACTTTTATACATGAGTAATGTCGTGCGACCGACATACTACAAGGGCATTGTGCTATAAATCTGTTAGAAATATATAGTATCTCATCGTCGTCATGAAAATCATTAAGTAGATCATAAGAAATTAAATATCACCAGTGCCTTGGATCATTTGAATCATACTGATACATTACACATTAATATCATGTATCATAGTTCTTGTGTTCACGATTATGATCCATAAATCACAACTAGTACCAGCAAATACAAAGTAAATGAGATTCCATCAATGATCTTCCTTTTCTCATGAGTCTCTCACCTTGTATTCAACTTGCTTTTATATTTATGCTCTGACAAATAGAATCTCTCATAGTAATAGGGTATCATGATAAGATAGTAAACACTGAACTAAGCTTCAAGCCACTGATTAGAGTTGTCAGGGTATTCAATAAAGTCTTACACAATAATAAGTCGAGAAATACTTTATTTCAAGCCTTTTAGTTGATATTTGCACAAATGATATGAAACATGTGATATATTATATTCTTATTTCTCATGGAGTATGTCTTTATCGCATAAGATtaggggtgggcataaaataccgaaaatcAAATTACCGAACTGAACTGGTTATTTGGTATCTCGGTATTCGATACTTcgattcggtattcggtatcgAAATGTTaaatttcggtatttcggtttcgattttggtattttataattttcccgTTCATTGGGCCTCCTATATTTATTTCTGTTGGTCCCAttcctataatttaactatatctAACATACCCTAAGTCCCAGCCCAATTATGTAACATACCCTAAGTCCCTAATAGCCCATTAGCCCAATTAAGATCCATTTTAGTATCAAATATTATCTCTAATTCTCTATATTGCCCAACCCTACTCTTCACTCTTCACTCTTCACTTCTAACTTCTGAGTTCACCGCCTCAGACCTCAGTCTTCATGCCGCCTTCAGCCCTTCAGCTTCACGCCGTCTTCAGCCCTTCACGCCACCATCAGCTTCCCGTTCTCCATCAAATACCAAATCTTTTGGAAAGATTTGTATGGGATTAGTGAAATAGAAGTTCCAGGTAAAAGATTCATGTTGATTGATGTCTCTTATTATCCATTGCACCACTTTGTGGCAAATCAATTTATGGCAGCCATGCCCAGATCTTTGAGTAGTTTATCAACAGTAAGCTTTTTGGGAAGAGTAGAAACGGTGTTTTGGAGTTAACTTGTGAATTGCAACATTCACCTCCATCACTATTCCAAACGTCACCAGCACCAAAAAAGTTCCTCAAGACAATGTGTGATTGTGGAGGTTCTCAATTTAAACACCAGTTACAATTTCAAAAgtcaattaaattatttatcaaaatttctttatatgcataaatattttaagctaTAGTTTTTTTGCATAGTTTTTCAATTTATGAATTTAACTTCAAAAAACCCAAATATTCTATATCTAAAATtacaatcaaaatttaaatgtgtcaagtaaattaaaatataagaaatgttattaatttattttgttaaaagTTTGATCTGTTTGCCATAATCTGATTTATTGCTCCTTATTTGTTGTTTCGAATGATTgttaatttatgtatttataatatttgtaATCTCTTCTATGTTTAGATGGAAGATAAAACAAGTCGAACAACTAATGTCGCACCTCTGTCTCTTACTGAGTCTCTTGATTCAACACCGGAAGTTGAACAACATTTAGTGACTGTGAAGAGGAAAGTTATAGAATCAAGATCTGCTTCTTGGCCGCATTATGATAAGCTCATAGAAGATGGAATTAATAAAGCAAAGTGCAAGTATTGTGGTAAAGTTCTCTTAGCTGATTCAACTAAAAATGGAATAAGTGGACTGAATAAACATTTAAAAActtgtcctaaaaatccaaataaggcTAACACTTTCAATTCCAAGTACAAAcaatcaaatttaaactttCCATTAGAAGGTGAAATGCGTGATGGGGCAATTTGGACTTTTGATCAAGAGGCATCTCGGAGGGCTTTAGTTGAGATGTTAATCCTTGATGAGCTTCCTTTTCGTTTTGttgaaaaggaaggttttaagaagtttatgaaaaaaaaccCAACCTTTATTCCGAGTTCCCTCCCGTAGAACAATGACTGGGGATTGTTATGTAGTTTTTGGTGAAGAGAGAcaaaagtttatgaagtatttGAAAGAAACATCATCGAGAGTTTGTCTAACCACAGACACATGGACTTCTATAcaaagaataaattatatgtgTTTGACAGTACACTTTATTGATAGTGATTGGCTCTTGCATAAAcgaattttaaactttccggTTGTTACTAGTCATAAAGGTGACGAAATGGCCCGTTGTATTAGTAAGTGTTTGCTTGattggaaattggaaaaaataatcactataactgtagataattcttcttctaatgaTGTCATGGTGAAAGAGTTACACAAATAAATGGTTAATTGGGGATCTAACATGAAATGTGGTAACCATCTTCACGTGAGATGTATGGCTCACATTTTAAATCTTATTGTGCAAGATGGCATGAAAGAAGTTGGTCCATCGATCAAACGTGTT
This region of Solanum dulcamara chromosome 9, daSolDulc1.2, whole genome shotgun sequence genomic DNA includes:
- the LOC129904241 gene encoding transcription termination factor MTERF6, chloroplastic/mitochondrial, giving the protein METPNSHSSGIMWFFKDKGFDGKSIHEMLQKCKRLEGVQREKASENWDYLRSIGIQERKLPSVVRKCPKILTLGLHEKLFPMVNCLETLGSKPQEVASAITKFPHILSHSVEEKLCPLLGFFEALGITEKQLGKMILINPRIISYSIEHKLSQMVEFLSSLHLSKDGMIGKVLVKHPFIMGYSVDNRLRPTSEFLKSLGLSDMDLQKVALNYPEVLCRDVNKILKPNLSYLTSRGFGVRQIAAVVTCYPPVLIKSVSNSLEPRIKFLIDVMGRQLDEVVDYPDYFRHSLKRRLELRQKLLIQKNISCTLSEMLDCNQKKFLFKFGLVQ